The following coding sequences are from one Sphingomonadaceae bacterium OTU29LAMAA1 window:
- the cyoD gene encoding cytochrome o ubiquinol oxidase subunit IV — translation MSDQTELDDDRAPGEGQGDGIRAKVLTYVAGFVLAAILTAASFAVVHSGVIYGPGIPVALIALAIAQMGVHLVFFLHVTSGPDNTNNVLALAFGVLIVGLVLIGSIWIMSHLDHNLMPASMPAM, via the coding sequence ATGAGCGACCAGACCGAACTCGACGACGATCGCGCCCCCGGCGAGGGGCAGGGCGACGGCATCCGGGCCAAGGTGCTGACCTATGTCGCCGGCTTCGTCCTCGCCGCGATCCTAACCGCCGCCTCGTTCGCGGTGGTGCATAGCGGTGTCATCTACGGCCCCGGCATCCCCGTGGCGCTGATCGCATTGGCGATCGCGCAGATGGGCGTCCACCTCGTCTTCTTCCTCCACGTCACCAGCGGCCCCGACAACACCAACAACGTGCTGGCGCTGGCGTTCGGCGTGCTGATCGTCGGCCTCGTCCTGATCGGATCGATCTGGATCATGAGCCACCTCGACCACAACCTCATGCCCGCCAGCATGCCGGCGATGTGA
- a CDS encoding choline dehydrogenase: MRTGSYDYIVIGGGSAGCVLAGRLTEDPAVSVLLVEAGGRNRELLVRMPAGVGELIKAKSKHNWGFWTAPEPHLDGRRLWWPRGRGLGGSSAINGMIYSRGHPRDYDRWRQSGLAGWGWDDVLPWFRKLEGHHRGGDLHGQTGPLKVSPGESDSPFNAAFIEAGRQAGYPVTEDFNGTQPEGFGPYDLTIGDGRRWTAAEAYLAPALRRPNLTIVTDARTTRIRLMGGRAVGIDYAVGRDLRQADARMEVLVAAGAVQSPHLLQLSGIGDPERLWAAGVAPMHDLAGVGENLQDHLDVIMNWRSRGLRTVFSDVKGLRQLGVGLRYAFTGKGVGRQNFLEAGAFIPSREGLEHADIQIHAVLAIMRDHGKVKATEDGFSLHLCQLRPESRGRIGLQSDDPFADPLIEPNYLSTAEDRRVMREAVKIGRDVAAQAALDPYRDAELAPGEEVRSDAQIDAWVRATAETIYHPIGTCRMGSDAEAVVDGTLRVRGLDGLRVVDASVMPSLISGNTNAPTIMIAEKAADMIRGGTMQVAA, encoded by the coding sequence ATGCGAACCGGGAGCTACGATTACATCGTCATAGGCGGCGGATCGGCCGGCTGCGTGCTTGCCGGCCGCCTGACGGAAGACCCGGCGGTCAGCGTGTTGCTAGTCGAGGCGGGTGGGCGCAACCGCGAATTGCTGGTACGGATGCCGGCGGGCGTCGGCGAACTGATCAAGGCGAAGAGCAAGCACAATTGGGGCTTCTGGACCGCGCCCGAGCCGCATCTGGATGGGCGAAGGCTGTGGTGGCCGCGCGGACGGGGCCTTGGCGGCAGTTCGGCGATTAACGGCATGATCTATTCGCGGGGCCATCCCCGTGATTACGACCGGTGGCGGCAATCGGGGCTGGCAGGCTGGGGCTGGGACGACGTGCTGCCCTGGTTCCGCAAGCTCGAGGGGCATCACCGGGGCGGCGATCTGCACGGCCAGACCGGACCGCTCAAGGTATCGCCCGGCGAAAGCGACAGCCCGTTCAATGCCGCCTTCATCGAAGCAGGGCGTCAGGCAGGCTATCCGGTCACGGAAGACTTCAACGGTACGCAGCCCGAAGGGTTTGGACCTTACGATCTGACGATCGGCGACGGGCGACGCTGGACCGCGGCGGAGGCGTATCTCGCCCCTGCCCTCCGCCGCCCCAACCTGACGATCGTCACGGATGCGCGCACGACGCGGATCAGGCTGATGGGTGGCCGCGCGGTCGGCATCGATTATGCGGTCGGCCGTGATCTGCGGCAGGCCGACGCACGAATGGAAGTGCTGGTGGCGGCGGGCGCCGTGCAGTCGCCACACTTGCTTCAGCTTTCCGGCATCGGCGACCCGGAGCGACTGTGGGCGGCCGGCGTCGCGCCGATGCACGATCTGGCCGGCGTGGGCGAAAATCTGCAGGATCATCTGGACGTCATCATGAACTGGCGCAGCCGCGGCCTGCGGACGGTGTTCAGCGACGTGAAGGGGTTGCGCCAGCTAGGTGTGGGATTGCGCTACGCCTTCACCGGCAAGGGCGTCGGGCGGCAGAACTTTTTGGAGGCAGGTGCCTTCATCCCGTCGCGGGAGGGGCTGGAACATGCCGATATCCAGATCCACGCGGTGCTGGCGATCATGCGGGACCATGGCAAGGTGAAGGCGACGGAGGACGGCTTTTCGCTGCATCTGTGCCAGTTGCGGCCCGAAAGCCGCGGACGGATCGGGTTGCAGTCGGACGATCCATTCGCCGATCCGCTGATCGAACCGAACTATCTGAGCACCGCCGAGGATCGGCGGGTGATGCGGGAGGCGGTCAAGATCGGTCGTGACGTGGCGGCGCAGGCGGCGCTCGATCCGTATCGGGACGCCGAACTGGCGCCGGGCGAGGAGGTGCGCAGCGATGCGCAGATCGACGCCTGGGTCCGGGCGACGGCAGAGACGATCTACCATCCGATCGGTACGTGCCGGATGGGCAGCGATGCGGAGGCGGTCGTCGACGGTACGCTGCGGGTGCGTGGGCTGGACGGACTGCGGGTGGTCGATGCGTCGGTGATGCCGTCGCTGATCAGCGGAAACACCAACGCGCCGACGATCATGATTGCGGAGAAAGCGGCGGATATGATTCGTGGAGGAACGATGCAGGTGGCGGCGTAG
- a CDS encoding TetR/AcrR family transcriptional regulator, with protein MSPRDWLEAGQSLLRRGGLRALKLRPLAGELRVSTGSFYHHFGDFDDYQGRLADYFAGAQIAELIDAIGRAEANPIGRIRLLAQVVRRRGMSRLSIAMRAWAESDPRARDAVQRHDGQVIGFLVECLQANGFDRHDAMVRSYALMTLGLSKVHAPELDRATLMEEMIALLCYPGDRMTTGMVAEERACEPGATITSS; from the coding sequence TTGTCGCCCCGCGACTGGTTGGAGGCGGGGCAATCGCTGCTGCGACGCGGTGGCCTGCGCGCGCTGAAGCTGCGGCCGCTCGCCGGCGAACTGCGTGTCTCGACCGGCAGCTTCTATCATCACTTCGGCGACTTCGACGATTATCAGGGACGGCTGGCCGATTATTTCGCCGGCGCGCAGATCGCCGAACTGATCGACGCGATCGGTCGCGCCGAGGCCAACCCGATCGGACGCATCCGCCTGCTGGCGCAGGTGGTGCGTCGGCGTGGCATGTCGCGGCTGTCGATCGCCATGCGCGCATGGGCCGAGAGCGATCCCCGCGCACGCGATGCGGTGCAGCGTCATGACGGACAGGTGATCGGTTTCCTGGTGGAATGCCTGCAGGCGAACGGGTTCGATCGGCACGATGCGATGGTGCGAAGCTATGCGCTGATGACGCTGGGATTGAGCAAGGTCCACGCACCCGAGTTGGATCGCGCGACCTTGATGGAGGAGATGATCGCGCTCCTCTGCTATCCGGGCGACCGAATGACGACCGGAATGGTCGCGGAGGAGAGAGCATGCGAACCGGGAGCTACGATTACATCGTCATAG
- the treA gene encoding alpha,alpha-trehalase TreA: MFRAMLLAVAGLLVAAAPLSPAQRFGALFRDVQMRGVFPDSKTFADAQPRRSDAAILADYRKCVCKDDAALKAFVLANFTLPVTPAAPPPSGKLTLSAHIDALWPQLTRTLPSVPAGSSALSLPRRFVVPGGRFREMYYWDSWFTMLGLQVSGRQDLVEDMIVDFGSLIDRYGRIPNGTRSYYLSRSQPPFFYLITQMSRDAGTLAQRTRWLRAEHDFWMAGAEGLKPGGEHARVIRLSDGSLLNRYWDDRDDPRDESYREDAVLVAATPARDARTMFRDLRAGAESGWDFSSRWLADGRTLATIRTTRIVPVDLNSLMFGLEQTIADNCRTLRDDACARRYDTAATARRRAIDAHLWHSAGGYYADYDLDTRRAMDGRTAAMAFPLFAGLASPKRAHATATVLASLIGEGGLGTTTRATGQQWDQPNGWAPLQWIAVEGLRRYREDALATRIAGGWLATVEREYDASGKLLEKYNVVQKLPGGGGEYPLQDGFGWTNGVTRAMIAQGFTAGGRRHNIRHGLSGER, translated from the coding sequence ATGTTTCGTGCCATGCTGCTGGCCGTCGCTGGCCTGCTCGTCGCCGCCGCGCCACTATCTCCCGCCCAGCGGTTCGGTGCGCTCTTCCGCGATGTCCAGATGCGCGGGGTGTTCCCAGACTCGAAAACATTTGCCGACGCACAGCCGCGGCGTAGCGATGCCGCTATCCTGGCGGACTATCGGAAATGCGTTTGCAAGGACGATGCCGCGCTGAAGGCGTTCGTGCTCGCCAATTTCACGCTGCCGGTGACGCCTGCCGCGCCCCCGCCGTCGGGCAAATTGACGCTATCTGCACATATCGACGCGCTGTGGCCGCAACTCACGCGGACGCTGCCGAGTGTGCCGGCGGGATCGTCCGCGCTGTCACTGCCCCGCCGCTTCGTGGTTCCGGGCGGACGGTTCCGCGAGATGTATTATTGGGACAGCTGGTTCACGATGCTGGGCCTTCAGGTGTCCGGGCGACAGGATCTGGTCGAGGATATGATCGTCGATTTCGGCAGTCTGATCGACCGGTACGGCCGCATCCCGAACGGCACGCGCAGCTATTACCTCAGCCGGTCGCAACCTCCCTTCTTCTACCTGATCACACAGATGTCGCGCGACGCCGGGACGCTGGCGCAGCGAACCCGATGGCTTCGCGCTGAACACGATTTCTGGATGGCCGGAGCGGAAGGATTGAAGCCCGGCGGCGAACATGCGCGGGTGATCCGGCTGTCGGATGGATCGCTGCTCAACCGGTATTGGGACGACCGCGACGATCCCCGCGACGAGAGCTACCGGGAGGATGCGGTGCTGGTCGCGGCAACACCCGCACGCGATGCGCGGACGATGTTTCGGGACCTGCGCGCCGGGGCGGAAAGCGGATGGGATTTCAGCTCGCGCTGGCTGGCCGATGGCCGGACGCTGGCAACGATCCGCACGACCCGGATCGTACCGGTCGATCTCAACAGCCTGATGTTCGGGCTGGAACAAACGATCGCCGACAATTGCCGAACCCTGCGCGATGACGCGTGCGCGCGGCGATACGACACCGCCGCAACAGCCCGTCGACGCGCGATCGATGCGCATCTGTGGCATAGCGCTGGCGGCTATTATGCCGATTACGATCTGGATACCCGGCGCGCGATGGATGGACGTACGGCCGCGATGGCGTTCCCCCTGTTCGCGGGGCTGGCCTCGCCGAAGCGGGCACATGCCACTGCAACCGTGCTGGCATCGCTGATCGGCGAGGGCGGCCTCGGTACGACGACAAGGGCCACCGGACAGCAATGGGACCAACCGAACGGCTGGGCACCCTTGCAATGGATCGCCGTCGAGGGGCTGCGGCGGTATCGCGAGGATGCGCTCGCCACAAGGATCGCGGGCGGCTGGCTCGCCACGGTCGAACGGGAGTACGACGCGAGTGGCAAGCTGCTCGAGAAGTACAACGTCGTACAGAAGCTGCCGGGCGGTGGCGGTGAATATCCGTTGCAGGACGGCTTCGGCTGGACCAACGGCGTGACCCGCGCGATGATCGCACAAGGCTTTACCGCCGGCGGACGACGGCATAACATCCGTCATGGTCTATCCGGCGAGAGGTAA
- the cyoA gene encoding ubiquinol oxidase subunit II: MLIRATRPAVLLTALSTGACAPALLDPAGPVAAGEKTLLINSLAVMLGIVVPVILATIAFAWWFRASNTRARHLPEWSYSGKLELLVWSVPLLVIIFLGGMGWVASHDLDPQRPLASRQKPITVQVIALDWKWLFVYPEQGVASVNRLVIPAGTPVQFRITSATVMNSFFVPQLGSQIYAMAGMEAKLNLMADRPGRFRGLSAHYSGEGFSDMDFTVDAVPPRQFAAWAAGTKGQGPALNGASYLALAKQHGSIAPFTYGSVPPGFFAAAVRQAGAPVHETDNGGRES, encoded by the coding sequence ATGCTGATCCGGGCAACCCGGCCAGCGGTGCTCCTGACGGCACTCTCCACCGGTGCTTGCGCGCCCGCACTTCTCGACCCCGCCGGCCCCGTCGCCGCCGGCGAGAAGACTCTCCTGATCAATTCGCTCGCGGTGATGCTCGGCATCGTCGTGCCGGTCATCCTCGCCACCATCGCCTTCGCCTGGTGGTTCCGTGCGTCCAACACCCGCGCCAGGCACCTTCCCGAATGGTCCTATTCCGGCAAGCTGGAGCTGCTCGTCTGGTCGGTCCCGCTGCTCGTCATCATCTTCCTCGGCGGCATGGGCTGGGTCGCCAGCCACGACCTCGATCCGCAGCGCCCGCTCGCCTCCCGCCAGAAACCAATCACGGTGCAGGTCATCGCGCTCGATTGGAAATGGCTGTTCGTCTACCCGGAACAGGGCGTCGCCAGCGTCAACCGCCTCGTCATCCCCGCCGGTACGCCGGTACAGTTCCGGATCACATCGGCCACCGTCATGAACAGTTTCTTCGTGCCGCAGCTCGGCAGCCAGATCTACGCGATGGCGGGGATGGAGGCGAAGCTCAACCTGATGGCCGATCGCCCCGGCCGGTTCCGCGGCCTGTCCGCCCATTACAGCGGCGAAGGCTTCTCGGACATGGACTTCACCGTCGACGCGGTCCCGCCGCGCCAGTTCGCCGCCTGGGCCGCCGGCACGAAAGGGCAGGGGCCAGCGCTGAACGGGGCCAGCTATCTCGCGCTCGCCAAACAGCACGGCAGCATCGCCCCCTTCACCTACGGCAGCGTCCCTCCCGGCTTCTTCGCCGCGGCGGTACGGCAGGCCGGTGCGCCGGTCCACGAAACCGACAATGGCGGACGGGAGAGCTGA
- the glgX gene encoding glycogen debranching protein GlgX encodes MTDGHPGVYLSERGARFAVRSATPVTLCLFGTEGERRVAMAGAGGIWSVEVPGIVAGQAYGYRAAADPAKLLVDPHAVELDRPFAYDARLRERGVDTGGLVPLAIVRDSPPTGSLSSPLFAPGGLIYELNVRGFTMLHPAVPEAQRGTIAALAHPAVIAHLRSLRVSAIELMPIVAWIDERHLPPLGLTNAWGYNPVVPMAIDPRLAPGGVAELRDTVAALRAAGIGVILDLVFNHTGESDVHGPTLSLRGFDEALYYAHADDGTLINDTGTGNTLDCSRPEVRAMILDSLRHFARCGVDGFRFDLATILARGPGFDAQAPIFAEIAADPLLASRVMIAEPWDIGPGGYRLGEFPADWLEWNDRYRDDVRRFWKGDGAAGMFATRVAGSADVFGSGDTRTVNFVAAHDGFTLADTVAYAERHNQANGEDNRDGHGDNHSWNDGVEGPTDDPMVIVRRNADVRALLATLFASRGTIMLSAGDEFGRTQRGNNNAYAQDNAIGWVDWTARDRALEAFAFALADFRAAHGLTRVAPYADAEWRTLAGEAMAATDWTDAPGFELRLPHDNGNTALRFDRQIRRVSLSHGIVLESR; translated from the coding sequence ATGACCGACGGGCATCCGGGCGTGTACCTGAGCGAACGAGGGGCACGCTTCGCCGTCCGATCGGCGACTCCGGTGACGTTGTGCCTGTTCGGTACGGAAGGCGAGCGGCGCGTCGCGATGGCGGGAGCGGGCGGCATCTGGTCGGTCGAGGTTCCGGGGATCGTCGCCGGGCAGGCGTACGGATATCGCGCCGCCGCCGATCCCGCGAAATTGCTGGTCGATCCCCATGCGGTCGAACTCGATCGACCGTTTGCCTATGATGCGCGCCTGCGCGAGCGGGGGGTGGATACGGGCGGACTCGTGCCGCTCGCGATCGTACGGGATAGCCCTCCGACCGGGTCGCTGTCGTCGCCCCTGTTCGCACCCGGCGGCCTGATCTACGAACTCAACGTCCGCGGGTTCACGATGCTGCATCCGGCAGTGCCCGAAGCGCAGCGGGGGACGATTGCGGCACTGGCACACCCCGCGGTGATCGCTCACCTGCGATCGCTGCGCGTGTCCGCGATCGAGCTGATGCCGATCGTGGCATGGATCGACGAGCGGCATTTGCCGCCGCTGGGACTGACCAACGCCTGGGGCTATAATCCGGTCGTGCCGATGGCGATCGATCCGCGGCTCGCGCCGGGCGGCGTAGCCGAATTGCGCGATACGGTGGCGGCGTTGCGTGCCGCGGGGATCGGCGTCATCCTCGACCTCGTCTTCAATCACACCGGCGAAAGCGACGTGCACGGGCCGACGCTTTCGCTGCGTGGTTTCGATGAGGCGCTCTATTACGCACATGCCGACGACGGCACGCTGATCAACGACACGGGCACCGGTAACACGCTCGATTGCAGCCGACCGGAGGTCCGGGCGATGATCCTCGACAGCCTGCGGCATTTCGCGCGCTGTGGCGTCGACGGGTTCAGGTTCGATCTGGCGACCATATTGGCGCGCGGGCCGGGGTTCGACGCGCAAGCGCCGATCTTTGCGGAGATTGCGGCCGATCCGTTGCTGGCCAGCCGGGTGATGATCGCCGAGCCGTGGGATATCGGTCCCGGTGGCTACCGACTGGGAGAATTCCCGGCCGACTGGCTGGAATGGAACGACCGCTATCGTGACGATGTGCGTCGGTTCTGGAAAGGCGATGGTGCCGCGGGCATGTTTGCGACACGGGTGGCGGGATCGGCTGACGTGTTCGGAAGCGGCGACACCCGTACCGTCAACTTCGTCGCCGCGCATGACGGTTTCACGCTGGCCGACACGGTCGCCTATGCGGAACGGCACAATCAGGCGAACGGCGAGGACAATCGCGACGGCCATGGCGACAACCATAGCTGGAACGATGGGGTCGAGGGGCCGACCGACGACCCGATGGTGATCGTGCGCCGCAATGCCGACGTGCGGGCGCTGCTGGCGACGCTGTTCGCCTCGCGCGGCACGATCATGCTGAGCGCGGGAGACGAGTTCGGCCGGACGCAACGGGGCAACAACAATGCCTATGCGCAGGACAATGCGATCGGCTGGGTCGACTGGACGGCGCGCGATCGCGCGCTGGAAGCGTTCGCCTTTGCACTGGCGGACTTTCGTGCGGCGCATGGTCTGACGCGGGTTGCCCCCTACGCCGACGCCGAATGGCGGACGCTGGCGGGCGAAGCGATGGCGGCGACCGACTGGACCGACGCACCGGGCTTCGAACTGCGGCTGCCGCACGACAACGGTAACACCGCCTTGCGGTTCGACCGGCAGATCCGTCGCGTATCGCTGAGCCATGGCATCGTTCTGGAGAGTCGCTGA
- the cyoB gene encoding cytochrome o ubiquinol oxidase subunit I, producing MFGKLTLHSIPWDQPIPLIAAAIVGGGMLAVLFWTWRAGHIPYLWREWITSVDHKRIGIMYCIFALVMLVRGFVDAAMMRSQQAIAFGNPGYLPPEHYDQIFSAHGTIMIFFVAMPFMIGIMNFVVPLQLGVRDVAFPTLNNVSFWLTASGALLINMSLIIGEFAKTGWLAYPPLSELRFSPGVGVDYYLWALQISGVGTLLSGVNLVTTILKMRAPGMGYTRMPMFCWTSLASNLLIVAAFPILTATFAMLLLDRYLGFHFFTNELGGNQMMFVNLIWAWGHPEVYILILPAFGIFSEVVSTFSGKPLFGYRSMIVATMVICILSFMVWLHHFFTMGAGADVNGFFGVTTMIIAVPTGVKVFNWLFTMYGGRIRFEVPMMWAVAFMITFVIGGMTGVLLAVPPADFVLHNSLFLVAHFHNVIIGGVLFGAFAAYNYWFPKAFGFKLHDGWGKAAFWLWVIGFYVAFMPLYVLGLMGMTRRMQHYDVPGWHPWLIVAAFGAMMIAGGIACQVMQFYVSIKHRHDLADTTGDPWDGRSLEWITTSPPPPFNFAVLPNVKGEEAYWGIKAQARENRELSERPDYEPFHMPRNSPTGFVTAFFTTALGFAAVWHIWWLFILGFLGAWATFVVFAWRDENEIEISAADAKRLDDERRNAKAQMLDIPAEQPA from the coding sequence ATGTTCGGCAAGCTCACCCTCCACTCGATCCCTTGGGATCAGCCGATCCCGCTGATCGCCGCCGCTATCGTCGGTGGCGGCATGCTTGCGGTGCTGTTCTGGACTTGGCGCGCCGGCCACATCCCCTATCTGTGGCGGGAATGGATCACCTCGGTCGATCACAAGCGGATCGGCATCATGTACTGCATCTTCGCCCTCGTGATGCTCGTCCGCGGCTTCGTCGACGCCGCGATGATGCGCAGCCAGCAGGCGATCGCCTTTGGCAATCCGGGCTATCTGCCACCCGAGCATTACGATCAGATCTTCTCGGCGCACGGCACGATCATGATCTTCTTCGTGGCGATGCCCTTCATGATCGGCATCATGAACTTCGTCGTGCCGCTGCAGCTCGGCGTCCGCGACGTGGCGTTCCCGACGCTGAACAACGTCAGCTTCTGGCTCACCGCGAGCGGCGCGTTGCTGATCAACATGAGCCTAATCATCGGCGAGTTCGCCAAGACCGGCTGGCTCGCCTATCCGCCGCTGTCGGAACTGCGCTTCTCCCCCGGTGTCGGCGTCGACTATTACCTTTGGGCGCTGCAGATATCCGGCGTCGGCACGCTGCTGTCCGGCGTCAACCTCGTCACCACCATTCTCAAGATGCGTGCGCCGGGCATGGGCTATACCCGCATGCCGATGTTCTGCTGGACGTCGCTCGCCTCCAACCTGCTGATCGTCGCCGCCTTCCCGATCCTCACCGCCACTTTCGCGATGCTGCTGCTCGACCGCTATCTCGGCTTCCACTTCTTCACCAACGAACTCGGCGGCAATCAGATGATGTTCGTCAACCTCATCTGGGCGTGGGGCCATCCGGAGGTCTATATCCTGATCCTCCCTGCGTTCGGCATCTTCAGCGAAGTGGTGTCGACCTTCTCGGGCAAGCCGCTGTTCGGTTACCGCTCGATGATCGTCGCCACGATGGTGATCTGCATCCTGTCGTTCATGGTCTGGCTCCATCACTTCTTCACGATGGGGGCGGGGGCGGACGTCAACGGCTTTTTCGGCGTCACCACGATGATCATCGCGGTGCCGACGGGGGTGAAGGTCTTCAACTGGCTGTTCACCATGTACGGCGGGCGTATCCGTTTCGAAGTGCCGATGATGTGGGCGGTGGCGTTCATGATCACGTTCGTCATCGGCGGCATGACCGGCGTGCTGCTCGCGGTGCCGCCCGCCGACTTCGTGCTCCATAACTCGCTGTTCCTGGTGGCGCATTTCCACAACGTCATCATCGGCGGCGTGCTGTTCGGCGCGTTCGCCGCCTACAATTACTGGTTCCCCAAGGCGTTCGGCTTCAAGCTGCACGACGGCTGGGGCAAGGCCGCGTTCTGGCTGTGGGTGATCGGCTTCTACGTCGCGTTCATGCCGCTCTACGTGCTCGGGCTGATGGGGATGACCCGGCGCATGCAGCATTATGACGTGCCGGGCTGGCATCCGTGGCTGATCGTCGCGGCGTTCGGGGCGATGATGATCGCCGGCGGGATCGCCTGCCAGGTCATGCAGTTCTACGTTTCGATCAAGCATCGCCACGACTTGGCCGATACGACCGGCGATCCGTGGGACGGCCGCAGTCTCGAATGGATCACCACCTCGCCGCCGCCGCCGTTCAACTTCGCGGTGCTGCCCAACGTAAAGGGCGAGGAGGCGTACTGGGGCATCAAGGCGCAGGCGCGCGAGAACCGCGAACTATCCGAACGCCCCGATTACGAGCCCTTCCACATGCCGCGCAACTCACCGACCGGCTTCGTCACCGCCTTCTTCACCACCGCCTTGGGCTTCGCCGCGGTGTGGCACATCTGGTGGCTGTTCATCCTCGGCTTCCTCGGCGCGTGGGCGACCTTCGTCGTCTTCGCCTGGCGCGACGAGAACGAGATCGAGATCAGCGCCGCCGACGCCAAACGCCTCGACGACGAACGTCGCAATGCCAAGGCGCAGATGCTCGACATCCCGGCGGAGCAGCCGGCATGA
- a CDS encoding GCN5-related N-acetyltransferase: protein MQDGAGPDGDRAALESDWLHLTRVELPGLAGLRGWPIRADHCFQRVLLDIAVGGVWYDAVAERPAYRFIAIDLLRAAVALGRGVADVTQDLPALNRRSLAWRRARNAG from the coding sequence ATGCAGGACGGCGCGGGACCGGATGGGGACCGCGCCGCGCTGGAATCCGATTGGCTCCATCTGACCCGCGTGGAGCTGCCCGGTCTGGCAGGTCTCCGCGGTTGGCCGATCCGTGCCGATCATTGCTTTCAGCGCGTGTTGCTCGACATCGCAGTCGGCGGCGTCTGGTACGACGCGGTCGCCGAGCGCCCCGCCTATCGCTTCATCGCGATCGATCTGCTCCGGGCCGCCGTTGCGCTCGGCCGCGGTGTCGCCGACGTAACGCAAGACCTGCCGGCGCTGAACCGGCGTTCGCTGGCCTGGCGCCGCGCGCGCAACGCGGGATAA
- a CDS encoding cytochrome (ubi)quinol oxidase subunit III yields MTAATADQRAQGSDPHKLGRGDTPPSERGPAPKRIVVAYGFWIFLLTDFIMFAGFFAAYAVLAKATAGGPSAADIVELPLVGAETALLLASSFACGMAGIATAAKNRFWFQVAMAATALLGAGFLCLEAYEFLKLIGEGHGPQRSAFLSAFFALVGCHGLHVTLGLLWLTTMMAQVQAKGFREEIVRRIACFSLFWHALDIIWVALFTTVYLLGVAG; encoded by the coding sequence ATGACCGCCGCCACCGCCGACCAGCGCGCCCAAGGCAGCGATCCGCACAAACTCGGCCGCGGCGACACGCCACCGAGCGAGCGCGGTCCCGCGCCCAAGCGGATCGTCGTCGCCTACGGTTTCTGGATCTTCCTGCTCACCGACTTCATCATGTTCGCCGGCTTCTTCGCTGCTTACGCCGTGCTGGCGAAGGCGACCGCCGGCGGCCCGAGCGCGGCGGATATCGTCGAACTGCCGCTGGTCGGCGCGGAAACCGCGCTGCTGCTCGCCTCCAGCTTCGCCTGCGGCATGGCCGGGATCGCAACCGCCGCAAAAAACCGCTTCTGGTTCCAGGTCGCGATGGCCGCCACCGCGCTGCTCGGCGCAGGCTTCCTCTGTCTCGAAGCCTATGAATTCCTGAAGCTGATCGGCGAGGGGCATGGGCCTCAGCGCAGCGCCTTCCTCTCCGCCTTCTTCGCTTTGGTCGGGTGCCACGGCTTGCACGTCACGCTCGGTCTGCTCTGGCTGACGACGATGATGGCACAGGTGCAGGCCAAGGGCTTCCGCGAAGAAATCGTCCGCCGCATCGCCTGTTTCAGCCTGTTCTGGCATGCGCTCGACATCATCTGGGTCGCGCTGTTCACCACCGTCTATCTGCTGGGAGTCGCAGGATGA